From the genome of Pogoniulus pusillus isolate bPogPus1 chromosome 23, bPogPus1.pri, whole genome shotgun sequence:
ttggaggtctcttcccaacgtggttaattctatgattctgtgattctctgatctgcctgcctgcctgctggtgGTGACTGGATCAGTGTGGGACACTGCAGTTTGTGTCTGCAAGTGTTGAGTGACACACAAGAAATGATGTTTGGCCAGAGGAATTATATTCCATGACAGTTTTTCTATTTTTGTAGACCTAACAAAGTGGTGTGGTAGGCTTACAGCCCTGAATCTCCTGCAGTGGAAGTATAGGCTctgacagctctgtgcagaCATCTCTGATCTGGTATCCTCCATCAAGCACTACAGAAATCTGTGGAACTGTATGAAGGATTAATAGTTTGAATTTGTGCTGGATGCAAGGAAAATGGTAGTTTATCTTAGAAATGGGTAATACTGCAGCCTCTCTGACAGCACCGGGGATAGATGGGAGCCAACCATATGTCACTATAGCATTTACATGTACCAAAGAGGTTATGCTCACTAAGTCCCACtaaaacagcaacagaaatgaGCAGAGGCTTTATTTGTTGATTTTAAAATGTAAGTGCATCAGAAGGTATCATAAATATCTTTATTTGAGGAAAGTGAACAATGAAATCATATTTGAAGCGTACCAATCTCCTTCAATACTTTTTAATTTTACTTGTTTATTGTCTAATGAAATATTTCCAGACTGAAATGTAGTTGCCTCATCAGTAGTTCTGCtggtctgtgctgcagctgtttgCTGTGTTAGAAAGTTTCTAAAATCAGTAACCTGGTATGACAAAATTGCTCTTGAATAACCTAAGTGAGTATCTGTCATTGCAGCCCAGCTTTTCCACAAGAACATGTCATTTTGCACTGTACTGTAAAACAACAGGTTCTATAGTAAGGATCATCCATGGCTAATGAGAGTAGCAGACCTTCAGCAGGTTGTTCAGTGTATCTAGGAAGACTATTTTGCTGTTTCAGGTTTTAGTCAAGGTTCTGACTATGTGTTAGTGAATGTCTTCACTGTGAGATGTATAATCCAAGCTTCCTCGCTGCTTCAGAAATCCTTGGTCTTTTTTTACTGGGGAAAGGGTAGAAGTTTAGTTTGTTGCAGGCTGGCGTGCACTTCGTAGAAGGAATATGCTGATGAGTCCAAACTGCTGAAGTGGCTGATTTTGGAGGAGGCTTTTGGCAGGTGCTTGGAATTTCGCTGCCATTCTCTTTGCTGAAACCATTCAACATGCTTGAACTTCCCAGCTGTCTGCATGCGGCTAGCTCACAAGCTCCTTCCAGTTCCGTGTGTTGCAGGGTGCCATTTCCCTTTGGAATCAGCCTCTGATTGTCAAAGCAGCATGGTCTGTTCTCGCACTGGGAAGGATCCCAGGTAACTCCTGGAGAAGGAGTTTGCCCCAGGCGGTGAATTCCCAGGTGGGTACGCCATAGCGAGTTGTcctgggcactgccactgctgcccagctccaggctgacCTCTCTGACAGGAGCAGGCTCCATAAATGACTTTGATCTTCTAACTGCTTTATTAATTAACACAGCACTGACCATCGACTCTGGGAGAATCGGCTCATGTTCATCTACAAGAGAAGTGCACACAGGCACATTACTATGGCAGTCATTTCTGTGGCATAAGCTCAGGAACTTGAACAGGTGAGTTTATCTGTACCCTTTCTGCCTGTGGCCAAGAGCAGTGCAAGCTGTTCTGGTGCCAGCTTACAGGAGAAACATTTCACACTTGGTTCTGCTGTTCTGAGGACATAAATGGTACCCTAGGGTTAGTCAAATGAAAATGGAGATTTACCAAGTCAATACTGATCAAACTGGTACTTTAAGACTCATTAACAACACAGATTGAGAATTGACTTTCAGTAATTAATTGCTCGTAAGCAAAAATTCCTAAGGTGAGCAGGGACTTGCTCCATGTGTTGGTGGCTGCCGTGATTTGAAAGGCAGAAATGTTCTGTTTCATTCTGTTGGAGCTTTGTTGTCACAGCTTGAAATACTGTGATTGCTTCCAGATGAAACAGGTCTGAATTTCTTTCTTAATGAGGGAATCATTAACACACAGGTTTCTAATATTTTATTGAAGTCTTACTACTGCAGTCAGTGTAAATGGTGTAAATATCTCCTTACACTGGTGGTGTCTGAATGTGAGAAGTAACTAAGAGGCTGAGGTGATGCAGTTTTGGGCATTCTTACAGATGTAACTGCAATCTTGCCTGAACTGGCATTGATAGGCAACATCACACTTTACCTTGAACCTTATGAACTGGCCATCAAAAGAGTCTTGATTTGACTTCAGTTGATCAGAGAGTTCAAACTAAAGCATCTATTCCAGTTTTAATAGTCTGGGCTGCTTCTGAGTTGGGGTTTGATTTGTTCCTTAGCATCCTTACAGATGCAGCACACAAAACTGAGCAATGACCTTGCATAGAAGTGTGAGAGTCCTGAACCACTGTGTTCAATTAAGACACATTCAGCACTCTCTAAACTTCCCAAGAAGAATTTAATTAGACAGATCTTTGGTTGGTTTATTTCTTTCATAGCCTTGTTGCAGAGTTGTTTACTATCTGGCCTTTTTCACAGACTGCCATCATAGATGGATACTTTTAAGGTTCTGTAGTCACAAAAGTTAATCTTATTTAAAGTCAGCTTGGCAAATACTCAGAAGAGATTTCTGCAGTCAGAGCCTCTGTGTTTATTCTGTTGTGACTGCTTGCACTGAATGCTCTCATTTAATTCCTAAAGTAAATACTGTTTTCCAGCTTCTTAGCCAATAAATAATGAATACACTGCTCTGTTATCTCCTAGCTGGTGACTGTCAAATCTTGCCATGCTCTTTGTTCTCAAATCAGGAACAGGCAGAAGCGTGAGTGTGGCTCTGTGTATTGGGGAAGAAGCAGAGGAAGTTGTTTTCGGGTGACTTCTCGATTGCTAGCCCACCAGTCAGAAACCTAGGGAAGTTTCATGACCCTGGCAAGCAAGTAGTGACATTGAAAGCTGAAAGTCCTGAAGGAAACTTGGATTTACCATTCCAGCTGTAGTATATCTGTGTAGAGACAgaatactggcacaggctgcccaggggactgtggagtctccttctctggagatactcaaaacctgcctgaatgtgttcctgtgtgatctggtataggaggtcctgctctggcagggggcttgga
Proteins encoded in this window:
- the LOC135185845 gene encoding LOW QUALITY PROTEIN: uncharacterized protein LOC135185845 (The sequence of the model RefSeq protein was modified relative to this genomic sequence to represent the inferred CDS: deleted 1 base in 1 codon) is translated as MKEMPCFCVTFSSLLQQMVKAYKYMTGIFSVTHTSEQQASDCDKQPTKMDVSLLEEQYDHIKQKQKLQSHIIVFKTDEHEPILPESMVSAVLINKAVRRSKSFMEPAPVREVSLELGSSGSAQDNSLWRTHLGIHRLGQTPSPGVTWDPSQCENRPCCFDNQRLIPKGNGTLQHTELEGACELAACRQLGSSSMLNGFSKENGSEIPSTCQKPPPKSATSAVWTHQHIPSTKCTPACNKLNFYPFPSKKRPRFLKQRGSLDYTSHSEDIH